A part of Mycolicibacterium sp. TUM20985 genomic DNA contains:
- a CDS encoding MMPL/RND family transporter, which produces MRRLTDLVVRWPLAVIGLWIAMAIALPLSVPSLGEMAQKHPLVILPGDAPSSVTAQKMTEAFKEPGSGNLLVIALINETGLTRADETVYRSLVDAIRDDVRDVVTVQDFVSTPQLRGFMTSEDKTTWVLPVTLEGELGTPRAFESFTRVADIVEHNVPNGGSGAGDGLSVQITGPAATVADLTVAGETDRLPIEIAIAVLVLLVLLLVYRSAVTMLLPLVTIGGSLVIAQALVAGYSELTGSGVSNQSIVFLSAIMAGAGTDYAVFLISRYHDYIRSGAEPEQAVKAAMTSIGKVITASAATVGLTFLCLSFAKMGVFKTVGVSSAIGIGVAYLAGVTLLPAILVLAGPRGWVKPRRELTTRFWQRSGIRIVRKPVPHLVVSLLVLAILASLATVAHFNYDDRKVVASSAPSSIGYTALERHFPISQAIPEYILVQSPHDLRSPQALADLEQMASRVAQLPNVGLVSGITRPLGEVPREFRATYQAGIVGDRLATGSAEIGQRGGDLKRLAAGANTLADSLGTVRAQVNQMAPSIQSLLDAFSAMKSKDGGDKLVRDVESAARLVKALNRLGNSMGVNFATARDMFGWIGPVLVALQGNPVCNADPSCTDTRNQFERLAAERDSGALDEVNAAVQQLASTGDKETLSATVNKLNGALASFSKAAKAAGLDKPGGPQSSLTQLQQGANRLAGGSKDVAGGVDQLVDQVAVMADGLDQASAFLLSMRSDAANPSMAGFNIPPEVLGLADFKKASAAYISPDGHSVRYLVQTKLNPFSSEAMDQVNQISDVARGAQPNTALSDATISMGGFPVALRDTRDYYEQDIRFIIAATLIVVLLTLMVVLRSLIAPLYLVGSVVISYFAAIGVGVLAFQLILGQQLHWSVPPLAFVVLVAVGADYNMLFVSRMREESQRSVRYGIIRTLRSTGGVITAAGLIFAASMAGLLFSSIGIVVQSGFVIGVGILLDTFVVRTITVPAIATLVGRANWWPSRVGDRESTQRAPTVAAE; this is translated from the coding sequence ATGCGTCGGCTGACCGATCTGGTGGTGCGGTGGCCACTGGCGGTGATCGGGCTGTGGATCGCGATGGCGATCGCCCTTCCGCTGTCGGTCCCGTCCCTTGGCGAGATGGCCCAGAAGCATCCGCTGGTCATCCTTCCCGGTGATGCACCGTCGAGCGTCACCGCGCAGAAGATGACCGAGGCGTTCAAGGAGCCCGGTTCGGGCAACCTCCTCGTCATCGCCCTCATCAACGAAACGGGTTTGACGCGCGCCGACGAGACGGTCTACCGATCGCTGGTGGACGCGATCCGCGATGACGTCAGAGACGTCGTGACGGTGCAGGACTTCGTCAGCACACCGCAGCTGCGGGGTTTCATGACGAGCGAGGACAAGACCACCTGGGTGTTGCCGGTCACTCTCGAGGGTGAGCTGGGCACGCCGCGGGCCTTCGAGTCCTTCACCCGCGTCGCCGACATCGTCGAGCACAACGTCCCCAACGGTGGTTCCGGAGCCGGCGACGGACTGTCCGTACAGATCACCGGCCCAGCCGCCACCGTCGCAGACCTCACGGTCGCCGGTGAGACGGACCGCCTTCCCATCGAAATCGCGATCGCCGTCCTGGTCCTCCTGGTGCTACTGCTGGTCTACCGCAGCGCGGTCACGATGCTGCTGCCGCTGGTCACCATCGGGGGCTCACTGGTGATCGCGCAGGCGCTGGTGGCGGGCTACTCCGAACTCACGGGGTCGGGCGTATCCAATCAGTCCATCGTCTTCCTGAGCGCGATCATGGCGGGCGCCGGAACGGACTACGCGGTCTTCCTGATCAGTCGCTATCACGACTACATTCGGTCCGGCGCCGAGCCCGAACAGGCCGTCAAGGCCGCGATGACGTCGATCGGCAAGGTGATCACCGCGTCGGCGGCCACGGTCGGTCTGACCTTCCTCTGCCTGAGCTTCGCCAAGATGGGCGTGTTCAAGACCGTCGGGGTGTCCTCGGCGATCGGGATCGGTGTCGCCTACCTGGCCGGGGTGACGCTGCTGCCGGCGATTCTGGTGCTCGCCGGACCACGCGGGTGGGTCAAGCCGCGTCGTGAACTGACCACGCGGTTCTGGCAGCGATCCGGGATCCGGATCGTGCGCAAGCCGGTGCCGCACCTGGTGGTCAGCCTGCTCGTGTTGGCAATCCTGGCCAGCCTCGCGACGGTCGCGCACTTCAACTACGACGATCGCAAGGTGGTGGCGTCGTCCGCGCCGAGTTCGATCGGTTACACCGCCCTGGAACGGCACTTCCCGATCAGCCAGGCCATCCCCGAGTACATCCTCGTCCAGTCACCGCACGACCTGCGCTCACCGCAGGCGCTCGCGGATCTCGAGCAGATGGCCTCACGCGTCGCCCAGCTCCCGAACGTCGGACTGGTCAGCGGTATCACCCGGCCCCTTGGGGAGGTTCCGCGCGAGTTCAGGGCCACCTATCAGGCGGGCATCGTGGGTGATCGGCTGGCCACGGGCTCGGCCGAGATCGGCCAGCGCGGCGGTGACCTCAAGCGGCTCGCTGCGGGAGCCAACACGTTGGCCGACAGCCTCGGGACCGTGCGCGCCCAGGTCAACCAGATGGCGCCGAGCATCCAGAGTCTGCTCGACGCGTTCTCCGCCATGAAGAGCAAGGACGGTGGCGACAAGCTGGTGCGGGACGTCGAGTCCGCCGCCAGGCTGGTCAAGGCCCTCAACCGGCTCGGCAACTCCATGGGCGTGAACTTCGCGACCGCCAGGGACATGTTCGGCTGGATCGGCCCGGTTCTGGTTGCGCTACAGGGCAATCCGGTGTGCAACGCCGATCCCTCCTGCACGGACACGCGCAACCAGTTCGAGCGGCTCGCCGCGGAGCGGGACTCGGGAGCCCTCGACGAGGTAAACGCCGCCGTACAGCAGTTGGCGAGCACCGGTGACAAGGAGACGCTGTCGGCGACGGTGAACAAGCTCAACGGCGCGTTGGCGAGCTTCTCCAAGGCGGCGAAGGCAGCGGGGCTGGACAAGCCCGGCGGTCCTCAGAGCAGCCTGACCCAGCTGCAACAGGGTGCCAACCGCTTGGCCGGCGGCAGCAAGGACGTCGCGGGCGGCGTCGACCAGCTCGTCGATCAGGTCGCGGTGATGGCCGACGGACTCGACCAGGCGTCGGCGTTCCTGCTGTCGATGCGGTCCGACGCCGCCAACCCGTCGATGGCGGGCTTCAACATCCCACCCGAGGTGCTCGGTCTGGCGGACTTCAAGAAGGCCTCCGCGGCGTACATCTCACCCGACGGACACTCGGTGCGCTACCTCGTCCAGACGAAGCTGAACCCGTTCAGCTCCGAGGCGATGGATCAGGTCAACCAGATCTCCGACGTCGCCCGCGGCGCTCAACCGAACACCGCGCTGTCCGATGCCACGATCTCGATGGGTGGCTTCCCCGTCGCGCTGCGGGACACCCGTGACTACTACGAGCAGGACATCCGGTTCATCATCGCCGCGACGCTCATCGTCGTCCTGCTGACCTTGATGGTGGTGCTGCGGTCGCTCATCGCGCCGCTCTATCTCGTCGGCTCGGTGGTGATCTCGTACTTCGCGGCCATCGGCGTCGGCGTTCTGGCGTTCCAACTGATCCTCGGGCAGCAGCTGCACTGGAGCGTGCCGCCGTTGGCGTTCGTGGTGCTGGTCGCGGTCGGTGCCGACTACAACATGCTCTTCGTATCGCGGATGCGGGAGGAATCTCAGCGCAGCGTGCGCTACGGGATCATCCGTACGCTGCGGTCCACGGGTGGCGTCATCACCGCGGCGGGACTCATCTTCGCCGCGTCGATGGCCGGGCTGCTGTTCTCCAGCATCGGCATCGTGGTCCAGAGCGGTTTCGTGATCGGGGTCGGGATTCTGCTGGACACCTTCGTGGTGCGCACCATCACGGTGCCGGCCATCGCGACGCTGGTCGGGCGGGCGAATTGGTGGCCGTCCCGGGTGGGCGACCGGGAGTCGACGCAGCGGGCGCCGACGGTCGCGGCGGAATGA
- a CDS encoding GAP family protein has protein sequence MWPTLLMMAVAVSLEPFRVGMTVLMLNRRRPQLQLLVFLCGGFAMGTTVGLVVLFVLRQRLMESNHFTLPKVQLAIGGLALVVAVYLALRPRPADAGEGWTSTLALRLTHGGSLWAAAVAGLAIALPSVDFLAVLAVILASGIGAATQVAALMLFQVVAFMLVEIPLIAYLIAPQRTLAAMTSLNEWVRSRRRREVAATLGTVGAVLVTVGLVTL, from the coding sequence ATGTGGCCCACGCTCTTGATGATGGCCGTCGCCGTCAGCCTGGAGCCGTTCCGGGTCGGGATGACGGTGCTGATGCTGAACCGCCGACGACCGCAACTGCAGCTGCTCGTGTTCCTGTGCGGCGGGTTCGCCATGGGCACGACGGTCGGCCTGGTGGTGCTGTTCGTCCTCCGCCAGCGGCTGATGGAGTCCAATCACTTCACGCTGCCCAAGGTGCAGCTGGCGATCGGCGGACTGGCGCTGGTGGTCGCGGTCTATCTCGCGCTGCGACCCCGACCCGCCGACGCTGGTGAGGGCTGGACGTCGACGTTGGCACTCCGGCTGACCCATGGCGGCTCGCTGTGGGCCGCGGCGGTGGCCGGGCTCGCGATCGCGCTACCGTCGGTGGACTTCCTCGCCGTGCTCGCGGTCATCCTGGCGTCGGGGATCGGCGCCGCGACGCAGGTGGCGGCGCTGATGCTCTTCCAGGTCGTGGCATTCATGCTCGTCGAAATCCCGCTGATCGCGTATCTCATTGCACCGCAACGCACATTGGCGGCGATGACGTCACTCAACGAGTGGGTACGATCGCGGCGCCGCCGCGAGGTGGCCGCGACGCTGGGCACCGTCGGAGCCGTCCTCGTCACCGTCGGGTTGGTGACGCTGTAG
- a CDS encoding succinate dehydrogenase/fumarate reductase iron-sulfur subunit, whose protein sequence is MAAYNASLRVWRGDDAGGELKDYTVEVNEGEVVLDIIHRLQATQANDLAVRWNCKAGKCGSCSAEVNGRPRLMCMTRMSTFGEDETVTVTPLRAFPVMRDLVTDVSFNYEKAREIPSFTPPKDLQPGEYRMQQEDVNRSQEFRKCIECFLCQNVCHVVRDHEDNKESFSGPRYLMRVAELDMHPLDTVDRKDMAQEDFGLGYCNITKCCTEVCPEHIKITDNALIPMKERVADRKYDPIVWLGDKLFKR, encoded by the coding sequence ATGGCTGCCTACAACGCGAGTCTTCGGGTCTGGCGCGGCGACGACGCGGGCGGCGAGCTGAAGGACTACACCGTCGAGGTCAACGAAGGCGAGGTCGTGCTCGACATCATCCACCGGCTGCAGGCCACCCAGGCCAACGACCTCGCGGTGCGCTGGAACTGCAAGGCGGGCAAGTGCGGGTCGTGTTCGGCGGAGGTCAACGGCCGGCCCCGGCTGATGTGCATGACGCGGATGTCGACGTTCGGTGAGGACGAGACGGTCACCGTCACGCCGCTGCGTGCCTTCCCCGTCATGCGCGATCTGGTGACCGACGTGTCGTTCAACTACGAGAAGGCACGCGAGATCCCGTCGTTCACCCCGCCGAAGGATCTGCAGCCGGGCGAATACCGCATGCAGCAGGAGGACGTGAACCGGAGCCAGGAGTTCCGCAAGTGCATCGAGTGCTTCCTGTGTCAGAACGTCTGCCACGTGGTGCGTGACCACGAGGACAACAAGGAGTCGTTCTCCGGGCCGCGGTATCTGATGCGGGTGGCCGAGCTCGACATGCATCCGCTGGACACCGTGGACCGCAAGGACATGGCGCAGGAGGACTTCGGGCTGGGCTACTGCAACATCACCAAGTGCTGCACCGAGGTCTGCCCCGAGCACATCAAGATCACCGACAACGCGTTGATCCCGATGAAGGAACGCGTCGCCGATCGCAAGTACGACCCGATCGTGTGGCTGGGGGACAAGCTCTTCAAGCGATAG
- the pe gene encoding acyltransferase PE, whose translation MRKIVATVTAVVTVGAAGCFGAGSAAADDPPPPPNPPANGTPTPLGTPGRAYALGGAHVLGIPYDEYIMRTGADWFPGLDRQIVDYPAGQVQGHTLERLFPGIGRLEENFPGLGIDGPSVGESVDEGTPNVINAINAGGQGTAIGLSEGAMVLNDVQNELAYDPAAPPPDQLSFAMYGNPVGKHAFGESFLTQMFPVGSVVPSLDYRIAPRVDSQYDTYQFVSAYDSIADWPDRPDNWMSVANAIVGLATGHTAVAFTNPSMVPAKNIVTTVNSRGAKNTTIMIPEQHLPLVLPFKYLGVPTETLNRLDAVLQPMVDAGYSRNDDPLSAPITVDPLNGYDPAEVTAPATKAAFGGGSDPVSQLLAGLQYVTSHQPKP comes from the coding sequence ATGCGGAAAATCGTTGCGACGGTCACCGCTGTGGTAACCGTCGGCGCCGCAGGGTGTTTCGGTGCCGGCAGCGCGGCGGCCGACGATCCGCCGCCGCCCCCCAACCCGCCGGCCAACGGAACACCGACACCGCTGGGAACGCCGGGCCGGGCGTACGCGCTCGGCGGCGCTCACGTGCTGGGCATCCCCTACGACGAATACATCATGAGGACGGGCGCGGACTGGTTCCCCGGGCTGGATCGGCAAATCGTCGACTACCCGGCGGGACAGGTGCAGGGTCACACGCTGGAACGGCTGTTCCCCGGCATCGGGCGGCTCGAGGAGAACTTCCCGGGCCTCGGCATCGACGGTCCCAGCGTCGGCGAGTCGGTCGACGAGGGCACACCCAACGTGATCAACGCGATCAACGCGGGCGGTCAAGGCACGGCGATCGGGCTGTCCGAGGGCGCGATGGTGCTCAACGACGTGCAGAACGAGCTGGCGTACGACCCGGCCGCCCCGCCACCGGATCAGCTGAGCTTCGCCATGTACGGCAACCCCGTGGGCAAGCACGCCTTCGGCGAGAGCTTCCTGACCCAGATGTTCCCCGTAGGCAGCGTGGTCCCGTCCCTCGACTACCGCATCGCGCCCAGGGTCGATAGCCAGTACGACACCTACCAGTTCGTCTCCGCCTACGACAGCATCGCCGACTGGCCGGACCGGCCGGACAACTGGATGAGCGTCGCCAACGCGATCGTGGGTCTGGCGACCGGTCACACCGCGGTGGCCTTCACCAACCCGAGCATGGTGCCGGCGAAGAACATCGTGACGACGGTCAACTCCCGGGGCGCCAAGAACACGACGATCATGATTCCCGAGCAGCACCTTCCGTTGGTGCTGCCGTTCAAGTACCTCGGGGTGCCGACGGAGACGCTGAACCGGCTCGACGCGGTGCTGCAGCCCATGGTCGACGCGGGGTACTCACGCAACGACGATCCGCTGAGCGCGCCGATCACGGTGGATCCGCTGAACGGCTACGACCCGGCCGAGGTCACTGCGCCGGCCACCAAGGCGGCCTTCGGCGGCGGCTCCGATCCCGTGTCGCAACTCCTCGCCGGACTGCAGTACGTGACGAGCCACCAGCCGAAGCCCTAG
- a CDS encoding isocitrate lyase/PEP mutase family protein, translating into MSKEVLQERAAALKALHVSGNPVVLPTVWDAWSATIAVGAGFAALTVGSHPVADSVGKADGEGMSFDDLTARVAQITGAVDVPISVDVESGYGETAERLIDGLLAAGAVGLNIEDTVHKENKRLRTPEEHAALVGELRAASDAAGVHVVLNARTDLFIRGDGDESDRVDRAIARLTLAADAGADSLYPVGRHDDDTMRRLTSELPLPVNAIAIPDTDDPASFGPLGVGRISFGPFFQRVLSGHAETLLARWR; encoded by the coding sequence GTGTCGAAAGAGGTTCTTCAAGAGCGGGCGGCGGCGCTGAAGGCGCTGCACGTGTCAGGCAACCCGGTGGTCTTGCCGACGGTATGGGACGCGTGGTCGGCCACGATCGCGGTCGGCGCCGGATTTGCCGCGCTGACCGTCGGCAGTCACCCCGTGGCGGACTCGGTGGGCAAGGCCGACGGTGAGGGCATGTCATTCGACGATCTGACGGCGCGCGTCGCACAGATCACCGGCGCGGTCGACGTGCCCATCTCGGTGGACGTCGAATCGGGGTACGGCGAAACGGCCGAGCGCCTGATCGACGGGCTCCTCGCGGCGGGTGCGGTGGGGCTGAACATCGAAGACACCGTGCACAAGGAGAACAAGCGGCTGCGCACGCCCGAGGAGCATGCCGCGCTGGTCGGCGAATTGCGCGCGGCCTCGGATGCGGCGGGCGTGCACGTGGTCCTCAACGCCAGGACCGACCTCTTCATCAGGGGGGACGGCGACGAGTCCGATCGCGTCGATCGCGCCATCGCCCGCCTGACGCTGGCGGCCGACGCCGGTGCCGACAGCCTGTACCCCGTCGGGCGCCACGATGACGACACCATGCGACGCCTGACGTCCGAACTGCCGCTGCCGGTGAACGCCATCGCGATACCCGACACCGATGATCCCGCGTCGTTCGGCCCGCTCGGGGTCGGGCGCATCAGCTTCGGCCCGTTCTTCCAGCGGGTGCTGTCCGGTCATGCGGAGACGCTGCTGGCCCGCTGGCGCTGA
- a CDS encoding fumarate reductase/succinate dehydrogenase flavoprotein subunit, whose amino-acid sequence MTELERHEYDVVVIGAGGAGLRAVIEARERGQRVAVVTKSLFGKAHTVMAEGGCAAAMRNVNSKDSWQVHFGDTMRGGKFLNNWRMAELHAQEAPDRVWELETYGALFDRTKDGKISQRNFGGHTYPRLAHVGDRTGLEIIRTLQQKIVSLQQEDMRELGDYEARIKVFHECSITDLILDKGPRENASAEHEATGSTGGPTGKIAGAFGYWRETGNFILFEAPAVVLATGGIGKSFKVSSNSWEYTGDGHALALRAGSSLVNMEFIQFHPTGMVWPLSVKGILVTEGVRGDGGVLKNSEGKRFMFDYIPPVFKGQYAETAEEADQWLKDNDSARRTPDLLPRDEVARAIVAEVKAGRGTPHGGVYLDIASRMPTEEIKRRLPSMYHQFIELAEVDITKDEMEVGPTCHYVMGGIEVDPDTGGAATPGLFAAGECSGGMHGSNRLGGNSLSDLLVFGRRAGLGAADYVRALPERPKISQDSLDEAEKMALAPYEPHDNPENPYTLHAELQQSMNDLVGIIRKEEEIHEALAKLDELRGRLQNVAVEGGRVYNPGWHLAIDMRNMLLVSECVAKAALQRTESRGGHTRDDHPAMDADWRNKLLVCRTTEAATAEAMVPGVTVAPEEQVPMRPDLLEVFELSELEKYYTDAELTEHPERKG is encoded by the coding sequence ATGACTGAGTTAGAACGGCACGAATACGACGTGGTCGTGATCGGCGCCGGCGGTGCAGGGCTGCGCGCAGTGATCGAGGCCCGCGAACGCGGCCAACGCGTTGCGGTGGTGACCAAATCACTGTTCGGCAAGGCGCACACCGTGATGGCCGAGGGTGGGTGCGCCGCGGCGATGCGCAACGTCAACTCCAAGGACTCCTGGCAGGTGCACTTCGGTGACACCATGCGCGGCGGCAAGTTCCTCAACAACTGGCGGATGGCCGAACTGCACGCGCAGGAAGCCCCCGACCGGGTGTGGGAGCTGGAGACCTACGGTGCGCTGTTCGACCGCACCAAGGACGGCAAGATCAGCCAGCGCAACTTCGGCGGGCACACCTACCCGCGGCTGGCGCACGTCGGCGACCGGACCGGGCTGGAGATCATCCGCACCCTGCAGCAGAAGATCGTCTCGCTGCAGCAGGAGGACATGCGGGAACTCGGCGACTACGAAGCCCGGATCAAGGTCTTCCACGAATGCTCGATCACCGACCTGATCCTCGACAAGGGCCCCCGCGAGAACGCGAGCGCCGAGCACGAGGCGACCGGTTCCACCGGCGGCCCCACCGGCAAGATCGCCGGTGCCTTCGGCTACTGGCGCGAGACCGGCAACTTCATCCTGTTCGAGGCGCCCGCGGTGGTGCTGGCGACGGGCGGCATCGGCAAGTCGTTCAAGGTGTCGTCGAACTCGTGGGAGTACACCGGCGACGGCCACGCCCTGGCACTGCGCGCCGGTTCCAGCCTGGTCAACATGGAGTTCATCCAGTTCCACCCGACGGGCATGGTCTGGCCGCTGTCGGTGAAGGGCATCCTCGTCACCGAGGGCGTCCGCGGGGACGGCGGAGTGCTGAAGAACTCCGAGGGCAAGCGGTTCATGTTCGACTACATCCCCCCGGTGTTCAAGGGCCAGTACGCCGAGACCGCGGAGGAAGCCGATCAATGGCTCAAGGACAACGACTCCGCCCGTCGCACCCCTGACCTGCTGCCCCGCGACGAGGTGGCCCGAGCCATCGTGGCCGAGGTCAAGGCGGGCCGCGGCACCCCGCACGGCGGGGTCTACCTCGACATCGCCTCGCGCATGCCGACCGAGGAGATCAAGCGCCGACTCCCGTCGATGTATCACCAGTTCATCGAGCTGGCCGAGGTCGACATCACCAAGGACGAGATGGAGGTCGGGCCGACCTGTCACTACGTGATGGGCGGAATCGAGGTCGATCCCGACACCGGTGGGGCAGCCACCCCGGGTCTGTTCGCCGCGGGCGAGTGCTCCGGTGGCATGCACGGCTCGAATCGTCTCGGCGGCAACTCGCTGTCCGACCTGCTCGTGTTCGGCCGCCGCGCCGGGCTCGGGGCGGCGGACTACGTGCGGGCGCTGCCCGAGCGGCCGAAGATCTCGCAGGACTCGCTCGACGAGGCCGAGAAGATGGCGCTGGCGCCGTACGAGCCGCACGACAATCCCGAGAACCCGTACACGCTGCACGCCGAGCTTCAGCAGTCGATGAACGATCTCGTCGGCATCATCCGCAAGGAAGAGGAGATCCACGAGGCGCTCGCCAAGCTCGACGAGCTCAGGGGCCGGCTGCAGAACGTCGCCGTCGAGGGTGGCCGGGTGTACAACCCGGGCTGGCACCTGGCGATCGACATGCGCAACATGCTCCTGGTCAGCGAGTGCGTGGCGAAGGCCGCGCTGCAGCGCACCGAGAGCCGCGGCGGACACACCCGTGATGACCATCCGGCGATGGACGCCGACTGGCGCAACAAGCTGCTGGTGTGCCGCACGACGGAGGCGGCGACCGCCGAGGCCATGGTTCCGGGCGTCACCGTCGCCCCGGAGGAGCAGGTCCCGATGCGACCGGATCTGCTCGAGGTCTTCGAGCTCTCCGAACTCGAGAAGTACTACACCGACGCCGAATTGACCGAACACCCAGAACGGAAGGGCTGA
- a CDS encoding flavin reductase family protein codes for MTGTDLSPTSLREAFGHFPSGVIAIAAQLDGIRVGLAASTFVPVSLDPPLVSFCVQNTSTTWPKLKDLPFLGISVLGEAHDAAAKTLAAKTGDRFAGLETSSSDRGAVFIHGTSVWLESAIEQEVVAGDHTIVVLRVHDITVHDDVAPIVFHRSAFRRLGG; via the coding sequence ATGACCGGCACCGATCTGAGTCCGACGTCCCTGCGCGAAGCCTTCGGGCACTTCCCGTCGGGTGTGATTGCCATCGCCGCCCAGTTGGACGGCATTCGGGTGGGGCTGGCCGCCAGCACCTTCGTCCCGGTGTCCCTGGACCCGCCCCTGGTGTCGTTCTGCGTGCAGAACACCTCGACCACGTGGCCGAAGCTGAAGGATCTGCCGTTCCTCGGGATCAGCGTGCTTGGCGAGGCGCATGACGCCGCGGCGAAGACGCTGGCTGCCAAGACCGGTGACCGCTTCGCCGGGCTGGAGACCAGCTCGTCCGACCGCGGCGCGGTGTTCATCCACGGCACCAGCGTGTGGCTGGAGAGCGCGATCGAGCAGGAAGTGGTGGCCGGTGATCACACGATCGTGGTCCTGCGGGTGCACGACATCACCGTGCACGACGACGTCGCGCCGATCGTCTTCCATCGCAGCGCGTTCCGCCGCCTCGGCGGCTGA